In Epilithonimonas zeae, a single window of DNA contains:
- the hutI gene encoding imidazolonepropionase, producing the protein MKLTGPFKQIITLNNLPLKGKLQDESLEIIPNGGILTENGKILDVNNFDSLKQKFPNSEIDLIESEQIALPAFVDAHTHICFGGNRANDFAMRNAGKTYLEIAESGGGIWSSVQHTRQASEDDLVNGILERTNILLNQGITTIEIKSGYGLNVDEELKMLRAINKAQGLTKATLVPTCLSAHLKPRDFEGTSEEYLNYILDEILPKVREKNLANRVDIFIEKSAFQLKESKNFLLKAKELGFQITVHADQFTAGSSRIAVEVGAKSADHLEATIDEDIEFLANSNTVAIALPGASLGLGEPFAPARKILDKGGILAIATDWNPGSAPMGNLVTQASILATYQKLTTAEVLAAITFRAAYALDLDDRGILAVGKKADFITYETDNFQNILYHQGSLKPKNIYINGEKI; encoded by the coding sequence ATGAAGTTAACAGGTCCATTCAAGCAAATCATTACACTCAATAATCTTCCACTGAAGGGAAAATTACAAGACGAATCTTTAGAAATAATTCCCAATGGCGGAATTTTAACAGAAAATGGAAAAATTTTAGACGTCAACAATTTCGATTCTTTAAAACAAAAATTTCCAAATTCTGAAATTGATTTGATTGAAAGTGAGCAAATTGCACTTCCGGCTTTTGTGGATGCGCATACACATATTTGTTTCGGAGGAAATCGAGCTAACGATTTTGCGATGAGAAATGCAGGTAAAACTTACCTCGAAATTGCCGAATCCGGCGGTGGAATTTGGAGTTCCGTTCAACATACAAGACAAGCTTCGGAAGATGATTTGGTTAATGGAATTCTTGAACGCACCAATATTTTACTAAATCAAGGCATCACAACCATCGAAATTAAAAGCGGTTACGGATTAAATGTTGATGAAGAACTAAAAATGTTACGAGCAATCAACAAAGCTCAAGGTTTAACAAAAGCTACATTAGTTCCAACTTGTTTGTCAGCTCACCTCAAGCCAAGAGATTTTGAAGGAACCTCGGAAGAATATCTAAATTATATTTTGGATGAAATTCTACCAAAAGTAAGAGAAAAAAACCTTGCTAACCGTGTTGATATTTTTATTGAAAAATCTGCATTTCAGCTAAAAGAAAGCAAAAATTTCCTTTTGAAAGCTAAAGAATTAGGCTTTCAAATTACCGTTCACGCTGACCAATTTACGGCTGGAAGTTCAAGAATTGCTGTTGAGGTTGGTGCAAAATCTGCTGACCATTTGGAAGCGACTATCGATGAAGATATTGAATTTTTGGCGAATTCAAATACTGTGGCAATTGCTTTACCAGGTGCAAGTCTAGGTTTGGGCGAACCATTTGCTCCGGCAAGAAAAATTCTTGACAAAGGTGGCATTTTAGCCATTGCAACCGACTGGAATCCTGGTTCGGCGCCAATGGGAAATCTCGTTACTCAAGCCTCGATTTTGGCGACATATCAGAAGTTGACTACAGCGGAAGTTTTAGCGGCAATAACTTTTCGAGCAGCTTATGCTTTGGATTTAGATGACAGAGGGATTTTAGCAGTAGGGAAGAAAGCAGATTTCATTACATATGAAACTGATAATTTCCAGAATATCCTTTATCATCAAGGAAGTTTGAAACCGAAAAATATTTATATCAACGGAGAAAAAATCTAA
- a CDS encoding methionine aminotransferase, whose protein sequence is MAFKLPNSKLPDVKTTIFTEMSLLAQQENAVNLSQGFPDYQPDENLIKYLGEFSKKGHNQYAPLFGIKELREEISRKFNLQNQVDYHPDSEINITAGATQGIFTIISAFVEKGDEVIIFEPAYDCYEPTIILNGGIVKNVKMLYPDYEINWNEVKNLVSEKTKMIIINNPNNPAGKILKQKDIDELIAIVKNTDIIILSDEVYESITFDEKPHLTLARYPELKERTFVVGSFGKLLHITGWKIGYVCAPSDLMNEFRKVHQFNVFCVNTPAQFAISKYLQNIDDFKSISTFFQTKRDYLKNALKETPFQLLACEGTYFLSANFGAISDMQDKDFCYWLTKEYKVATIPFSAFYKDKTDEKVIRFCFAKEQKTLDKAIEQLLKIK, encoded by the coding sequence ATGGCATTCAAATTACCAAACTCCAAACTTCCTGATGTGAAAACGACGATTTTCACAGAGATGAGCTTATTAGCACAACAAGAAAACGCAGTCAATCTTTCCCAGGGATTTCCAGATTATCAGCCTGATGAAAATTTAATCAAATACCTAGGTGAATTTTCAAAAAAAGGTCACAATCAATATGCACCTTTGTTTGGGATCAAAGAACTTCGGGAAGAGATTTCAAGGAAATTCAATCTTCAAAATCAAGTTGATTATCATCCGGATTCTGAAATTAATATAACAGCTGGCGCAACTCAAGGGATTTTCACCATTATTTCTGCATTTGTGGAAAAAGGTGATGAAGTCATTATTTTTGAACCGGCTTACGATTGTTATGAACCAACAATTATTTTGAATGGTGGAATCGTAAAAAATGTCAAAATGCTTTATCCGGATTATGAAATCAATTGGAATGAAGTTAAAAATCTGGTTTCTGAAAAAACCAAGATGATTATCATCAACAACCCGAATAATCCTGCCGGAAAAATCCTTAAACAGAAAGATATTGATGAACTGATTGCTATTGTAAAAAATACAGACATTATCATTCTAAGTGATGAAGTTTATGAAAGTATCACTTTTGACGAAAAACCCCATCTGACATTAGCCAGATATCCTGAACTGAAAGAAAGAACTTTTGTGGTTGGTTCTTTCGGAAAATTACTGCATATCACCGGTTGGAAAATCGGGTATGTTTGTGCGCCTTCGGATTTGATGAATGAGTTTAGGAAAGTTCATCAGTTCAATGTGTTTTGTGTGAATACGCCAGCACAATTTGCGATTTCTAAATATTTGCAGAATATTGATGATTTCAAATCCATCTCAACATTTTTCCAAACAAAAAGAGATTATCTTAAAAACGCTTTGAAAGAAACGCCTTTCCAATTATTGGCTTGCGAAGGAACTTATTTTTTGTCTGCTAATTTTGGCGCAATTTCTGATATGCAAGACAAGGATTTTTGCTATTGGTTAACTAAAGAATATAAAGTCGCAACTATCCCATTTTCTGCATTTTACAAAGACAAAACCGATGAAAAAGTGATTCGTTTTTGTTTTGCTAAAGAACAGAAAACTTTGGATAAAGCTATAGAACAATTATTAAAAATAAAATAA
- a CDS encoding O-succinylhomoserine sulfhydrylase, with protein sequence MENQNFETLAIRTQTERTQFDEHSTPLYLTSSFVFEDAEDMRASFAEEKDKNLYSRFSNPNVTEFVDKIVKMEGAESGYAFATGMAAIYSTFAALLDAGDHIVSCQSVFGSTHTLFTKYFPKWNIETTYFKAEDAENVEKYIKPNTKILYLETPTNPAIEILDLDYFGQIAKKHNLILVVDNCFATPYLQQPIKYGADIVVHSATKLIDGQGRVLGGVAVGKADLIREIYLFARNTGPAMSPFNAWVLSKSLETLAIRVEKHCENALKVAEFLENHPNVELVKYPFLKSHPSYEIAKKQMKLGGNIVAFEVKNGIEGGRNFLNRIKMCSLSANLGDTRTIVTHPASTTHSKLSDDERNEVGITAGLVRCSVGLENVDDIINDLKQALD encoded by the coding sequence ATGGAAAATCAAAATTTCGAAACATTAGCCATCAGAACCCAAACCGAAAGAACTCAGTTTGACGAGCATTCCACGCCTTTATACCTCACTTCGAGCTTTGTTTTCGAAGATGCAGAAGATATGCGCGCAAGCTTTGCGGAGGAAAAAGACAAGAATCTTTACAGCCGTTTCAGCAACCCGAACGTCACAGAATTCGTGGATAAAATCGTGAAAATGGAAGGCGCAGAATCCGGTTACGCTTTTGCGACGGGAATGGCCGCAATTTATTCCACATTTGCAGCTTTGCTTGACGCTGGCGACCACATCGTTAGCTGTCAGTCGGTTTTCGGTTCTACGCACACCTTATTCACAAAATATTTTCCAAAATGGAATATCGAAACCACTTACTTCAAAGCAGAAGACGCTGAGAATGTTGAAAAATACATCAAACCGAATACAAAAATCCTGTACTTGGAAACCCCGACAAATCCGGCAATCGAAATATTAGATTTAGACTACTTCGGACAAATTGCCAAAAAACACAATCTGATTTTGGTTGTAGACAACTGTTTCGCAACACCTTACTTGCAACAGCCGATTAAATACGGCGCAGATATTGTCGTACATTCCGCAACGAAACTCATTGATGGCCAGGGTCGTGTGCTCGGTGGCGTTGCCGTTGGAAAAGCCGATTTGATTCGTGAGATTTACCTTTTCGCAAGAAACACAGGTCCAGCGATGTCGCCATTCAACGCCTGGGTGTTGAGCAAGAGTCTGGAAACTTTGGCGATTCGTGTCGAGAAACATTGCGAAAATGCGCTTAAAGTAGCCGAGTTTCTGGAAAACCACCCGAATGTAGAATTGGTAAAATATCCTTTCCTAAAATCTCATCCAAGCTACGAAATCGCCAAAAAACAAATGAAATTAGGTGGAAATATCGTCGCTTTTGAAGTCAAAAACGGCATCGAAGGCGGACGCAATTTTCTCAACCGAATCAAAATGTGTTCCCTTTCCGCAAACCTCGGCGATACGCGGACAATTGTCACGCATCCCGCTTCTACAACACATTCCAAGCTTTCCGATGACGAACGAAACGAGGTTGGAATCACCGCAGGATTGGTGCGTTGCTCGGTAGGATTGGAAAATGTAGATGACATTATCAACGATTTGAAACAAGCTTTGGATTAA
- a CDS encoding DUF2911 domain-containing protein, translated as MKKLILVASLLVGVSAFSQAKIDPTKLNYMSVDVSPMDAVYYPLQVTSSKTETPKVKVVYSRPQKKNRVVFGNLIKYGEIWRFGANENSEIKFYTPVKIGGKEIPAGTYSIFAIPFEKEWTIVLNSEIDKWGAYFYDKSKDVVRFNVPVEKTASPIEYFSVTFVQTKSGADLYAGWDNSQVKFPIEFK; from the coding sequence ATGAAAAAATTAATTTTAGTCGCTTCATTATTAGTGGGAGTCAGTGCATTTTCACAAGCGAAAATCGATCCAACCAAACTGAATTATATGTCAGTTGACGTGAGTCCAATGGATGCAGTTTACTATCCTCTTCAAGTGACTTCATCTAAAACGGAAACTCCGAAAGTGAAAGTCGTCTATTCTCGTCCACAGAAAAAAAACAGAGTTGTTTTCGGTAACCTTATCAAATACGGAGAAATCTGGAGATTCGGGGCGAATGAAAATTCTGAAATCAAATTCTATACACCAGTGAAAATTGGAGGAAAGGAAATTCCTGCAGGAACTTATAGTATTTTTGCCATTCCTTTTGAAAAAGAATGGACGATTGTTCTAAATTCTGAAATCGATAAATGGGGCGCTTATTTCTATGACAAAAGCAAAGATGTTGTGAGATTCAATGTTCCGGTTGAGAAAACAGCTTCTCCAATCGAGTATTTTTCTGTGACTTTTGTACAGACAAAATCCGGAGCAGATTTGTACGCTGGTTGGGATAATTCTCAGGTTAAATTCCCGATTGAGTTTAAATAA
- the metF gene encoding methylenetetrahydrofolate reductase [NAD(P)H]: MKITDHIKNANGKTLFSFEIVPPQKGVGIADLYKNIDPLMEFKPPFIDVTTSREEYIFLERGNGLMERKITRMRPGTLGICSAIQNKYNVDTVPHVLCGGFTKEETEYLLVDCMYLGINNIVALRGDAMKGEKYFEPSVGGHKYASDLVKQIHDLGIGEYLHGKIESDVDNSFCIGVAGYPEKHIEAPSMNYDLQMLKKKVEAGADYIVTQMFFDNQKFFEFVKQAREIGIDVPIIPGIKPIATKTHLQMLPQVFKIDLPEALINEVLKCKTNNDVREVGIEWAINQSKELLDFGIPVLHFYSMGKSDNILKIGREIF; the protein is encoded by the coding sequence ATGAAAATTACTGACCATATAAAAAACGCCAACGGCAAAACGCTTTTCTCATTTGAGATTGTTCCTCCGCAAAAAGGCGTTGGAATTGCTGATTTATATAAAAATATAGACCCGCTGATGGAGTTCAAACCGCCATTTATAGACGTTACCACTTCTCGGGAAGAATATATTTTTCTGGAAAGAGGAAACGGTTTGATGGAGCGAAAAATCACAAGAATGCGTCCTGGAACTTTAGGAATTTGTTCGGCAATTCAGAATAAATATAATGTTGATACCGTTCCGCACGTTCTTTGTGGCGGATTTACCAAAGAAGAAACCGAATATCTTTTGGTGGATTGTATGTATTTGGGAATTAATAACATTGTTGCTTTACGAGGTGATGCGATGAAAGGAGAAAAATATTTTGAACCTTCTGTTGGAGGACACAAATATGCTTCGGATTTAGTGAAGCAGATTCATGATTTGGGAATTGGGGAATATCTTCACGGTAAAATAGAATCGGACGTTGATAATAGTTTCTGCATTGGTGTTGCGGGTTATCCTGAAAAGCATATTGAGGCACCATCTATGAATTATGATCTTCAGATGTTGAAGAAAAAAGTAGAAGCTGGAGCAGATTATATTGTCACTCAAATGTTTTTTGATAATCAAAAATTCTTTGAATTCGTAAAACAAGCCAGAGAAATTGGTATTGATGTTCCGATTATCCCGGGAATCAAACCAATTGCTACCAAAACGCATTTGCAAATGTTGCCTCAGGTTTTCAAAATCGATTTACCGGAAGCTTTGATTAACGAAGTTTTAAAATGTAAAACCAACAACGACGTTCGCGAAGTCGGAATAGAATGGGCAATTAACCAGAGTAAGGAATTGTTGGATTTTGGAATTCCTGTTCTACACTTTTACTCGATGGGGAAAAGCGATAATATTCTGAAGATAGGAAGAGAGATTTTTTAA
- the metH gene encoding methionine synthase, which translates to MKYLKLSGLEPLIITPESNFINVGERTNVAGSKKFLRLIKEEKYSEALDIARNQVEGGAQILDVNMDDGLLDGKYAMVKFLNLIASEPDIARIPIMIDSSKWEILEAGLQVVQGKPVVNSISLKEGEEEFINHAKVIKRYGAAAIIMAFDEVGQADNYERRLEICQRSYDILVNQVGFPSEDIIFDLNIFPVATGMDEHRKNAIDFIEATRWVRTNLPNASVSGGVSNVSFSFRGNDSVREAMHSVFLYHAIKAGMNMGIVNPTMLEVYDEIPKDLLELVEDVMLDRKDDATEKLLDYSERVKSTKKEKVEDLSWREMPLQDRITHSLVKGIDRFIEEDTEEARLASEKPLHVIEINLMTGMGVVGDLFGSGKMFLPQVVKSARVMKRAVAYLQPFIEAEKDQTQKSNGKILMATVKGDVHDIGKNIVSVVLGCNNYEIVDLGVMVPAEKIIQTAIDEKVDVIGLSGLITPSLDEMVHLASELERRNLDFPLLIGGATTSKAHTAVKIAPKYTNTVVHVNDASRAVGVVSSLLNKEKSSVYSLELKKDYDEFREKFLNRQVDKEYVPIAEAREKKFKIDWENENIPTPKKLGITIIEDQNLDELVDFIDWSPFFRSWQLFGKFPEILTDNVVGEQATILFNEAQTMLKKILKEKSFGAKGIFGIFPANANEQDDILVYDDNQNVISTFRTLRQQHKKSEGKEYFALSDFIAPENSGKQDYFGVFCVCTGFGADELAKEYEEQNDDYNAIMVKALADRFAEAFAEYLHKKVRTEYWGYSENETLDNEELIKEKYLGIRPAPGYPACPDHLEKLTIWGLLKVEENIGVTLTESLAMWPTAAVSGYYFGNEKSKYFGVGKIDEDQLKDFAERKNVELDYARKWLAPNLAD; encoded by the coding sequence ATGAAATACTTGAAATTATCAGGTCTAGAACCTTTAATCATAACGCCCGAATCCAACTTTATCAATGTTGGAGAGAGAACCAATGTTGCTGGTTCCAAAAAATTTCTTCGATTAATCAAAGAAGAAAAATATTCTGAAGCACTCGATATTGCCAGAAATCAGGTTGAAGGCGGTGCTCAGATTCTTGACGTCAATATGGACGACGGACTTTTGGACGGAAAATATGCAATGGTAAAATTCCTTAATTTGATTGCTTCAGAACCTGATATTGCCAGAATTCCAATTATGATAGATTCATCAAAATGGGAAATATTGGAAGCTGGTTTGCAAGTCGTTCAAGGAAAACCTGTTGTTAATTCCATCAGTTTAAAAGAAGGCGAAGAAGAGTTCATCAATCACGCAAAAGTCATCAAAAGATATGGCGCAGCGGCAATTATTATGGCTTTTGATGAAGTTGGGCAGGCTGATAATTATGAAAGAAGACTTGAGATTTGCCAGCGTAGTTATGATATTCTGGTTAACCAAGTCGGTTTTCCTTCAGAAGATATTATTTTCGATTTGAATATTTTTCCTGTTGCGACAGGTATGGATGAACACCGCAAAAATGCCATCGATTTTATCGAAGCGACTCGCTGGGTTCGTACCAATCTTCCAAACGCTTCCGTGAGTGGAGGTGTTTCCAATGTTTCTTTTTCGTTCCGTGGAAATGATTCGGTGAGAGAAGCGATGCATTCCGTTTTCCTTTATCACGCGATAAAAGCCGGAATGAATATGGGAATCGTAAACCCGACAATGTTGGAAGTTTATGACGAGATTCCGAAAGATTTGTTGGAATTGGTAGAAGATGTGATGCTCGACAGAAAAGATGATGCAACAGAGAAATTGCTGGATTATTCTGAAAGAGTAAAATCGACCAAAAAAGAAAAAGTTGAAGATTTGTCTTGGCGAGAAATGCCTTTGCAAGACAGGATTACACATTCTTTAGTCAAAGGAATCGACCGTTTTATCGAGGAAGATACAGAAGAGGCAAGATTGGCATCTGAAAAACCACTTCACGTTATAGAAATTAATCTAATGACAGGAATGGGTGTTGTCGGCGACCTTTTCGGAAGCGGAAAAATGTTTTTGCCTCAAGTTGTAAAATCTGCGAGAGTAATGAAAAGAGCTGTTGCATATCTTCAGCCTTTCATCGAAGCAGAGAAAGACCAAACTCAAAAATCCAATGGGAAAATCCTGATGGCAACGGTAAAAGGCGATGTTCACGATATTGGAAAAAATATTGTCAGCGTAGTTTTGGGTTGTAATAATTATGAGATTGTGGATTTAGGCGTGATGGTTCCTGCTGAGAAAATTATTCAGACTGCGATTGATGAAAAAGTGGATGTGATTGGATTAAGCGGATTGATTACACCAAGTCTGGATGAGATGGTTCATTTAGCTTCTGAACTGGAAAGAAGAAATCTTGATTTCCCCTTATTAATTGGTGGTGCAACAACTTCTAAAGCACATACTGCTGTGAAGATTGCGCCGAAATATACAAATACCGTAGTTCACGTAAATGATGCTTCCAGAGCGGTTGGTGTTGTAAGTTCTCTTTTGAATAAAGAAAAATCCAGCGTTTATTCTTTGGAATTGAAAAAAGATTATGACGAATTCCGTGAGAAATTCCTAAATCGCCAAGTTGACAAAGAATATGTTCCGATTGCAGAAGCTCGTGAAAAGAAATTCAAAATCGATTGGGAAAATGAAAATATTCCGACTCCTAAAAAATTAGGAATTACAATTATTGAAGACCAAAATTTGGATGAATTAGTTGATTTTATTGACTGGTCGCCGTTTTTCAGAAGCTGGCAATTGTTTGGAAAATTCCCAGAAATTCTGACTGATAATGTTGTTGGAGAACAGGCAACGATTTTGTTCAATGAAGCACAGACAATGCTCAAGAAAATTCTTAAAGAAAAGAGTTTTGGAGCAAAAGGAATTTTCGGAATTTTTCCAGCGAATGCAAATGAACAGGACGATATTTTGGTTTATGATGACAATCAGAATGTGATTTCGACTTTTAGAACCCTTCGTCAACAACATAAAAAATCAGAAGGAAAAGAATATTTTGCTTTAAGTGATTTTATTGCGCCTGAAAATTCTGGAAAACAGGATTATTTTGGTGTTTTCTGTGTTTGTACAGGTTTTGGAGCCGATGAATTGGCAAAAGAGTACGAAGAACAAAACGACGATTACAACGCCATTATGGTAAAAGCCTTGGCAGACCGTTTTGCAGAAGCCTTCGCAGAATATCTTCATAAAAAAGTCCGAACCGAATATTGGGGCTATTCTGAAAATGAAACTCTGGATAACGAGGAATTAATCAAAGAAAAATATTTGGGAATTCGTCCTGCTCCAGGTTATCCGGCTTGTCCTGACCATTTGGAAAAACTGACCATTTGGGGTTTATTAAAAGTCGAAGAAAATATTGGAGTGACTTTGACTGAAAGTTTGGCAATGTGGCCAACAGCGGCGGTTTCTGGTTATTATTTTGGAAATGAAAAATCAAAATATTTTGGGGTTGGAAAAATCGATGAAGACCAATTGAAAGATTTCGCTGAAAGAAAAAATGTTGAATTGGATTATGCCAGAAAATGGCTTGCTCCGAATTTGGCGGATTAA
- a CDS encoding homocysteine S-methyltransferase family protein encodes MKNLEQLYKALSERILILDGAMGTMLQRYKFEEEDYRGERFKDWEHPVKGNNDLLSLTQPEAIAEVHRKYLEAGADILETNTFSGTTIAMADYFMEDLVYELNYESAKIARKVCDDFTAQNPNKPRFVAGSIGPTNRTASLSPDVNDPGYRAITFEELRLAYKQQCEALLDGGSDILLVETIFDTLNAKAALFAIDEIQEERGIEIPIMVSGTITDASGRTLSGQTAEAFLISVSHLNLLSVGFNCALGAKQLTPYLEAISSQSDFGISAYPNAGLPNAFGQYDETAEQMAEQVKEYLEKSLINIIGGCCGTTPEHIKAIADLANNYEPRKIGQFKNASI; translated from the coding sequence ATGAAAAATTTAGAACAATTATATAAAGCACTTTCCGAAAGAATATTAATTCTCGACGGCGCAATGGGAACAATGCTTCAGCGTTACAAATTCGAGGAAGAAGATTACCGTGGCGAGCGTTTCAAAGATTGGGAACACCCTGTAAAAGGAAACAACGATTTGTTGTCGCTTACCCAACCAGAAGCCATTGCCGAAGTTCACAGAAAATATCTGGAAGCTGGAGCAGACATTTTAGAAACTAATACTTTTTCTGGAACTACCATTGCAATGGCAGATTATTTTATGGAAGATTTAGTTTATGAATTGAACTACGAATCTGCAAAAATAGCCAGAAAAGTCTGCGATGATTTCACTGCTCAGAATCCTAACAAACCAAGATTTGTTGCCGGTTCAATCGGACCAACCAACAGAACTGCGAGTTTAAGTCCAGATGTGAATGACCCAGGTTACAGAGCTATTACTTTTGAAGAATTGCGCTTAGCTTATAAACAACAATGTGAAGCTTTGCTAGACGGCGGTTCAGACATTCTTTTGGTAGAAACTATTTTCGACACTTTGAATGCAAAAGCGGCGCTTTTTGCCATTGACGAAATTCAGGAAGAAAGAGGAATCGAGATTCCAATTATGGTTTCCGGAACCATTACAGATGCTTCTGGAAGAACATTGAGCGGACAAACTGCGGAAGCATTTTTGATTTCTGTTTCTCATCTTAATTTGTTGAGCGTTGGATTCAACTGTGCTTTGGGTGCAAAACAATTGACACCTTATTTGGAAGCAATTTCGTCTCAATCAGACTTCGGAATTTCCGCTTACCCAAATGCTGGTTTACCCAATGCTTTTGGACAATACGACGAAACGGCTGAGCAAATGGCAGAGCAAGTGAAAGAATATTTGGAAAAAAGTCTCATCAATATTATTGGTGGTTGTTGTGGAACAACGCCAGAACATATCAAAGCAATTGCTGATTTGGCAAATAACTACGAACCTAGAAAAATTGGTCAATTTAAAAATGCATCGATTTAA
- the hutG gene encoding formimidoylglutamase: MFEWTGRFDGDEESYHRIFQRVKTETDYETINPNDFVLHGFAVDEGVKRNKGRVGAQEAPDLIRKNMSNFPVVNPEFSLKDFGNIKCENNDLETTQNLLAEKVSKVLSKQGKSVVLGGGHEVTFAHYSGIRKAFPNQKIGIINFDAHFDNREPENGLASSGTGFWQIAQEGEIYSLHIGIQKNSNTRKLFEIADDFGMKYILADEIYSENIPNIMFTINSFLEDVDMVYVTICMDVFNTSIAPGVSAPAYNGIFADRQFMQIYHHILSSKKTKALDVAEVNPNFDIQERTARLAASLVNEWFMI; the protein is encoded by the coding sequence ATGTTTGAATGGACTGGCCGTTTTGATGGCGACGAAGAATCTTATCACAGAATTTTCCAACGAGTGAAAACAGAAACGGATTATGAAACTATTAATCCCAATGATTTCGTTTTACACGGTTTTGCTGTAGATGAAGGCGTGAAGCGTAATAAAGGTAGAGTAGGAGCCCAAGAGGCACCAGATTTGATTAGAAAAAATATGTCCAATTTTCCCGTTGTTAATCCCGAATTTTCACTGAAAGATTTCGGAAATATCAAATGTGAGAATAATGACCTCGAAACAACTCAGAATTTGTTAGCTGAAAAAGTTTCGAAAGTGTTATCAAAACAAGGGAAATCTGTCGTTTTAGGAGGTGGGCACGAAGTCACTTTTGCTCATTATTCCGGAATCAGAAAAGCTTTTCCTAATCAAAAAATCGGAATCATCAACTTCGATGCTCACTTTGATAACCGCGAGCCGGAAAACGGATTGGCGAGTTCCGGAACTGGGTTTTGGCAAATTGCTCAGGAAGGCGAGATTTATTCTTTACATATTGGGATTCAGAAAAATAGCAACACTAGAAAGTTGTTTGAGATTGCGGATGATTTTGGAATGAAATATATTCTCGCTGACGAAATTTACTCCGAAAATATTCCGAATATTATGTTCACAATCAATTCTTTTTTAGAAGATGTGGACATGGTTTACGTCACGATTTGTATGGATGTTTTCAATACGTCCATTGCGCCTGGTGTTAGTGCGCCGGCTTATAACGGAATTTTTGCTGACCGTCAATTTATGCAGATTTACCATCATATTTTATCATCAAAGAAAACAAAAGCATTGGATGTGGCAGAAGTTAATCCCAATTTTGATATACAGGAAAGAACCGCAAGATTAGCTGCAAGTCTTGTGAACGAATGGTTTATGATTTAG
- a CDS encoding HAD family hydrolase — MKRDSIIFDLDGTLWNASETVVRAFNDSIQAIGFDINITSQTVRDFSGMKMDDIFAQHFSFVPKEKLKEFEKNYAKKENQYLKKYGGELFPKVKETLEKLAENYRLFIVSNCMKGYIENFIEFFSFENLFEDFECFGNDGLPKDKNIRLIVE; from the coding sequence ATGAAGAGAGACAGTATTATTTTTGACTTAGACGGAACACTTTGGAATGCTTCAGAAACTGTTGTAAGAGCTTTTAACGACAGCATTCAGGCGATTGGATTCGATATCAATATCACTTCTCAGACTGTTAGAGATTTCTCTGGGATGAAGATGGACGATATTTTTGCGCAACATTTCAGTTTTGTTCCAAAAGAAAAGCTAAAGGAATTTGAAAAAAATTATGCAAAAAAAGAAAACCAATATCTTAAAAAATATGGTGGCGAATTGTTTCCAAAAGTCAAAGAAACACTTGAAAAATTAGCAGAAAATTATAGACTTTTCATTGTTAGCAATTGTATGAAAGGTTACATCGAGAATTTCATCGAGTTTTTTAGTTTTGAAAATTTGTTTGAAGATTTCGAATGTTTTGGCAACGACGGTTTACCAAAAGACAAGAACATCAGATTAATTGTGGAGTGA